The Desulfobotulus pelophilus DNA window CAGGAACTTTTCAAGCGGGCGGAACTCTGTATTCCTGGTGGTGTGAACAGCCCTGTTCGGGCCTGCCGTTCTGTCGGCAGCACGCCTCTTTTTATTGACAGGGCTCAGGGTGCATGGCTTTACGATGCGGATGGCAATGCATTCATTGATTATGTCGGCTCCTGGGGCCCCATGATTCTTGGCCATCGCCATCCTGCAGTGGAACAGGCCATCCGAAAGGTGATGGAAAGAGGGGTGAGTTTTGGTGCTCCTGTGGATCTGGAGGTTGCTCTCGCTGAAAAAGTCATGTCCCTTGTACCTTCTCTTGAAATGATTCGCATGGTCAATTCCGGTACGGAGGCTACCATGAGTGCCCTTCGCCTTGCCCGTGGATTTACGGGAAGGAATGGACTGGTAAAATTTGATGGCTGTTATCATGGTCATGGAGACAGTTTTCTTGTGGATGCAGGATCAGGTGTGGCTACCCTTAGCATTCCCGGCAGCCCTGGAGTTCCTGATGATGTGATAAAACACACCTTTTCCATTCCATATAATGACGCAGAGACTTTTCGCAATCTCATGGCGGAGCGTGGAAAAGATATAGCAGCAGTGATTGTGGAGCCTGTAGCAGGAAACATGGGTTTTGTCCGGCCCGAAATGAATTTTTTGTCGGCGTTACGAGATGAGACGGAAAAATACGGGGCTTTGCTGATTTTTGACGAGGTGATGACAGGTTTTCGCGTGGCCTCAGGAGGTGCACAGGAACTGTTTGGTATTCGACCGGATCTTTCCACATTTGGAAAAATTATCGGCGGTGGTCTTCCGGTAGGCGCTTATGGTGGCCGCCGAGATATTATGAAACATGTTGCCCCCCAGGGTCCGGTGTATCAGGCGGGAACGTTGTCGGGCAACCCTTTGGCCATGGCCGCAGGGCTTGCCACCCTGGAAGAGCTCTGCAGGCCGGGTTTCTATGAAACTCTTGCGGCTAAAACCAGAAAGCTGGTTGAAGGCCTTACTGCGGCAGCCAAAGAAGCCCATATTCCAGTCTGGTGTGATTGCATCGGGTCCATGTTCGGTCTTTTTTTCATTGAAGGCCCGGTTCGCAATTTTGCGGATGCCAGAAAATCGGATCTGAACCGTTTCAATGCCTATTATGCGGGTATGCGTGAAAAATGTATCTATCTTGCCCCATCTCAGTTTGAGGCGGGTTTTGTTTCTTTTGCCCATGGGGATGAAGAAATCCATGCAACCATACAGGCAGCAAGATCTGTCCTGAAAAATCTGTGAGGATTGGTTTGTATGCTGGATCCAGAAAACAACCGGATCCCGGAAGGGATCCGTCATATCCATCTGATTGCCATATGCGGCACGGCCATGGGTGCTTTGGCGGCCCTTCTTCAGGACGCAGGATTCCGTGTTACGGGTTCAGATCAAAATGTGTATCCTCCCATGAGTACCTTTTTACTGAAAAAGGGGATAGGTCTTACGGAAGGATTTGATGCTGCAATGGTTCTGGAAGAAAAACCGGATCTTGTTGTGGTGGGGAATGCCGTGAGGCGTGATAATCCTGAGGCGCTTGCTCTGGCTGAAAGCGGGATTCCCTATTGCTCCCTTCCTCAGGCGTTGAATCATTTTCTGGTTGGATCTCGGAAGGCCATTGTGGTTGCAGGTACCCATGGTAAAACCACAACGACTGCTCTGATGGCATGGGTCCTCGAAAAGGCCGGTCTGGCTCCAGGATTTATGATTGGAGGGATTGCCTGTAATTTTGAGGCAAACTATCGTATGGGTAAAGGCCCTTATGTTGTGCTGGAAGGGGATGAATACGACACTGCCTTTTTCGATAAACGTTCTAAATTTCTTCATTTCCATCCGTACAGGGCTATCCTGACGGGCGTGGAATTTGATCATGCCGATATTTTTTCTGATCTTGAACAAGTAGAAAAAGCATTTGAGGGCTTTGTCCGGAAGCTCCTGCCGGAAGGCCTGCTGGTGGCCAACAGGGATTTTACCGCCGTAAAACAGGTGCTGGAGCGTTGTATCCCTTTGGAAAAACAGTGTACATATTTTGGCCGTACCTCTGCGGACAAGGGCTGGTTTGTGGCAGATGTTTCCATTCATAGCCCGACTGAAAGTTTTACGGTGTTGTTGGATGGGAATATGTTTTGCCGGGTGGAAACGTCTTTGCCTGGCGAGCATAATCGAATGAATATTCTTGCCGTATGTGCTGTTGCCCACAGCCTTGGTCTCAGTCCCGGAGAAATTGCTTCTGGAATCGGGAGTTTTACCGGTGTGAAACGACGGCAGGAAAAGGTGGGTGTATCAGGGGGCATAACGATAATGGATGATTTTGCCCACCATCCTACAGCGGTGTCGGAAACTATCAGGGCAGTTCGTCCTCATGTCTCAGGTCGCCTGATAGCTGTATTTGAGCCACGGACCAATACGAGTATGCGCCGTGTTTTTCAGAAAGCCTATGCCGGCAGTTTTGATAT harbors:
- the hemL gene encoding glutamate-1-semialdehyde 2,1-aminomutase; this translates as MRTERSQELFKRAELCIPGGVNSPVRACRSVGSTPLFIDRAQGAWLYDADGNAFIDYVGSWGPMILGHRHPAVEQAIRKVMERGVSFGAPVDLEVALAEKVMSLVPSLEMIRMVNSGTEATMSALRLARGFTGRNGLVKFDGCYHGHGDSFLVDAGSGVATLSIPGSPGVPDDVIKHTFSIPYNDAETFRNLMAERGKDIAAVIVEPVAGNMGFVRPEMNFLSALRDETEKYGALLIFDEVMTGFRVASGGAQELFGIRPDLSTFGKIIGGGLPVGAYGGRRDIMKHVAPQGPVYQAGTLSGNPLAMAAGLATLEELCRPGFYETLAAKTRKLVEGLTAAAKEAHIPVWCDCIGSMFGLFFIEGPVRNFADARKSDLNRFNAYYAGMREKCIYLAPSQFEAGFVSFAHGDEEIHATIQAARSVLKNL
- the mpl gene encoding UDP-N-acetylmuramate:L-alanyl-gamma-D-glutamyl-meso-diaminopimelate ligase, which produces MLDPENNRIPEGIRHIHLIAICGTAMGALAALLQDAGFRVTGSDQNVYPPMSTFLLKKGIGLTEGFDAAMVLEEKPDLVVVGNAVRRDNPEALALAESGIPYCSLPQALNHFLVGSRKAIVVAGTHGKTTTTALMAWVLEKAGLAPGFMIGGIACNFEANYRMGKGPYVVLEGDEYDTAFFDKRSKFLHFHPYRAILTGVEFDHADIFSDLEQVEKAFEGFVRKLLPEGLLVANRDFTAVKQVLERCIPLEKQCTYFGRTSADKGWFVADVSIHSPTESFTVLLDGNMFCRVETSLPGEHNRMNILAVCAVAHSLGLSPGEIASGIGSFTGVKRRQEKVGVSGGITIMDDFAHHPTAVSETIRAVRPHVSGRLIAVFEPRTNTSMRRVFQKAYAGSFDMADLVCVREIPLPDKVAAESRFSSSELVRDLNNRHVRAGFFQDAGAIVSFLEKEAKAGDLVLVMSNGGFEGIHGRLLAAFSHAEDKNI